The proteins below come from a single Streptomyces tubercidicus genomic window:
- a CDS encoding VOC family protein, with protein MTTEAATRRMPGAPCWVSLLAHSLPVTQEFYGALFGWEFRPGPQHFGPYSRAFLNGREVAGVGELAPDRHLPVSWTTYLASDDADVTAEQIRSCGGTVGVGPLDADDDTGRMAIASDPQGAIFGVWQGRSMMGTAFTGEPGTAVWNELVTRDTASVGPFYEHVFGFEAEPLSADDPAGFDYLTLHLKDHPVAGIHGVGSTLPRDRGSHWMTYFAVSDTDAAARRVTELGGQVLDGARDSAHGRLATVSDSEGAVFTLIQQP; from the coding sequence ATGACGACCGAGGCAGCGACCCGGCGGATGCCCGGCGCGCCCTGCTGGGTGAGCCTCCTGGCCCACAGCCTGCCCGTGACCCAGGAGTTCTACGGTGCGCTGTTCGGCTGGGAGTTCCGCCCGGGGCCGCAGCACTTCGGTCCGTACTCCCGGGCCTTCCTCAACGGCCGGGAAGTCGCCGGGGTCGGTGAACTGGCGCCCGACCGCCATCTCCCGGTCTCCTGGACCACCTATCTGGCCAGCGATGACGCGGATGTGACGGCCGAGCAGATCCGTTCCTGCGGCGGGACGGTGGGCGTCGGGCCGCTGGACGCCGACGACGACACCGGGCGGATGGCGATCGCTTCCGACCCGCAGGGGGCCATCTTCGGCGTCTGGCAGGGCCGGTCGATGATGGGCACCGCGTTCACCGGTGAGCCGGGCACCGCGGTGTGGAACGAGCTGGTCACCCGGGACACCGCCTCCGTCGGGCCGTTCTACGAGCATGTCTTCGGCTTCGAGGCGGAACCCCTGTCCGCGGACGACCCGGCCGGCTTCGACTATCTGACGCTGCACCTCAAGGACCATCCGGTGGCCGGCATCCACGGTGTCGGCAGCACTCTGCCACGCGACCGGGGCTCCCACTGGATGACGTACTTCGCCGTCTCCGATACGGACGCGGCGGCCCGCCGGGTGACCGAACTTGGCGGACAGGTGCTGGACGGCGCCCGGGACTCCGCGCACGGCAGGCTGGCGACCGTCTCGGACAGCGAGGGCGCCGTCTTCACGCTCATCCAGCAGCCCTGA
- a CDS encoding thymidine kinase, producing MPELVFFSGTMDCGKSTLALQIEHNRSSRGLQGMIYSRNDRAGHGRLSSRLGLVTEAVEAADDMDFYAHVVGHLSSGGRVDYVIADEAQFLAPDQVDQLARVVDDLELDVFAFGITTDFRSKLFPGSQRLVELADRVEVLQVEALCWCGARATHNARTVGNRMVVEGAQVVVGDVVGDVDGPAAEVGYEVLCRRHHRRRQTSATARAAALSPDVLPVDSAR from the coding sequence ATGCCCGAGCTGGTGTTCTTCTCCGGAACGATGGACTGCGGCAAGTCGACACTGGCTCTGCAGATCGAGCACAACCGTTCCTCCCGCGGGCTGCAGGGCATGATCTACAGCCGCAACGACCGGGCCGGCCACGGCAGGCTCTCCTCCCGCCTCGGCCTGGTCACCGAGGCCGTGGAGGCGGCGGACGACATGGACTTCTACGCACATGTCGTCGGCCATCTCTCCTCCGGCGGCCGGGTCGACTACGTCATCGCCGACGAGGCCCAGTTCCTCGCCCCCGACCAGGTCGACCAGCTCGCCCGGGTCGTCGACGACCTCGAACTGGACGTCTTCGCCTTCGGCATCACCACCGACTTCCGCAGCAAGCTCTTCCCCGGCTCCCAGCGCCTGGTCGAACTGGCCGACCGGGTGGAGGTGCTGCAGGTCGAGGCGCTGTGCTGGTGCGGCGCCCGCGCCACGCACAACGCCCGCACGGTCGGCAACCGGATGGTCGTCGAGGGCGCCCAGGTCGTGGTCGGCGATGTCGTCGGTGACGTGGACGGCCCAGCGGCCGAGGTCGGCTACGAGGTGTTGTGCCGGCGCCACCACCGCCGCCGCCAGACCTCCGCGACCGCCCGCGCGGCCGCGCTGTCCCCGGACGTCCTGCCCGTCGACAGCGCGCGGTAG
- a CDS encoding alkaline phosphatase family protein, producing the protein MVHTAPAWPEPEPLDPLSAPVPRYGTASLADLLPTIAAGQGISGLAGAMELAPADRACVFLIDGLGWELLRAHPEEAPFLTSLLDTSFNGSGRPLTAGFPATTATSLASVGTGLPPGAHGLPGYTCEDPATGALMNQLRWSPWTDPHVWQPYPTVFQLADAAGIHTCQVSAPDFQHTPLTKVALSGGTFHGRLSGEERMDLAAEQLAAGDRSLVYTYYSEVDGKGHRYGVNSDAWRGQLMYVDRLAQRLAEQLPPRSALYITADHGMIDIPFDAESRIDFDEDWELRAGVRLLGGEGRARHVYAHPGAAADVLAVWREVVGEQMWVAGREEAIAAGWFGPRVDDRVRARIGDVVAAAHADMVIIATEREPRESEMVGMHGSMTPVEQLVPLLEVRT; encoded by the coding sequence ATGGTCCACACCGCCCCCGCCTGGCCGGAGCCCGAACCGCTCGACCCGCTCAGTGCCCCGGTACCCCGGTACGGCACCGCCTCCCTCGCCGACCTGCTGCCCACCATCGCCGCCGGGCAGGGCATATCCGGCCTCGCCGGTGCGATGGAACTGGCCCCCGCCGACCGGGCCTGTGTCTTCCTGATCGACGGCCTCGGCTGGGAGCTGCTGCGTGCCCACCCGGAGGAGGCACCGTTCCTCACCTCGCTCCTGGACACGTCGTTCAACGGCAGCGGCCGTCCGCTCACCGCGGGCTTCCCCGCCACCACTGCCACCTCGCTCGCCTCGGTCGGCACCGGACTGCCCCCCGGCGCCCACGGCCTGCCCGGCTACACCTGCGAGGACCCGGCGACCGGCGCCCTGATGAACCAGCTGCGCTGGTCTCCGTGGACCGACCCGCATGTCTGGCAGCCGTATCCGACGGTCTTCCAACTGGCGGACGCCGCCGGTATCCACACCTGCCAGGTCTCCGCACCGGACTTCCAGCACACCCCGCTCACCAAGGTCGCGCTCAGCGGCGGCACCTTCCATGGCCGGCTCTCCGGTGAGGAGCGGATGGACCTCGCCGCCGAACAGCTCGCCGCCGGCGACCGTTCGCTGGTCTACACGTACTACTCCGAGGTCGACGGCAAGGGACACCGCTACGGCGTCAACTCCGACGCCTGGCGCGGCCAGTTGATGTATGTCGACCGGCTCGCGCAGCGGCTGGCCGAGCAGCTTCCGCCGCGCAGCGCCCTCTACATCACCGCCGATCACGGCATGATCGACATCCCCTTCGACGCCGAGTCCCGGATCGACTTCGACGAGGACTGGGAACTGCGCGCCGGCGTACGCCTGCTGGGCGGCGAGGGCCGGGCCCGGCATGTGTACGCCCACCCGGGCGCGGCCGCCGATGTGCTCGCCGTATGGCGTGAGGTGGTCGGTGAGCAGATGTGGGTGGCCGGCCGTGAAGAGGCCATCGCCGCCGGGTGGTTCGGACCGCGGGTCGACGACCGGGTGCGTGCCCGGATCGGCGATGTCGTCGCGGCCGCCCATGCCGACATGGTGATCATCGCGACGGAACGAGAGCCCCGGGAGTCGGAGATGGTCGGGATGCACGGCTCCATGACCCCGGTGGAACAGCTCGTTCCGCTCCTGGAAGTCCGCACCTGA
- a CDS encoding DUF5998 family protein, protein MAKTGTTTQGLRAAIERSGYYPTLVAEAVQAAVGGEPVVSYLVHQETTFDANEVRRHVTVLVLTGTRFIVSHTDEQAADATSPSPYATTSTESVKLGRISSVVLSRVVANPESYTPGQLPREVVLTIGWGAVARLDLEPAACGDPNCEADHGYTGSSTADDLSLRVSEAGDGPDSVRETLTFAQALSEATAATTAR, encoded by the coding sequence ATGGCTAAGACCGGTACGACGACCCAGGGGCTGCGCGCGGCGATCGAGCGCAGTGGCTATTACCCGACGCTCGTGGCCGAGGCGGTGCAGGCCGCGGTCGGCGGTGAGCCGGTGGTGTCGTACCTCGTCCACCAGGAGACGACCTTCGACGCCAACGAGGTCCGCCGCCATGTCACGGTCCTGGTCCTGACCGGCACCCGCTTCATCGTCAGCCACACCGACGAGCAGGCCGCCGACGCCACCTCGCCGTCCCCGTATGCCACCACCTCCACCGAGTCGGTCAAACTGGGCCGAATCTCCTCCGTGGTGCTCAGCCGGGTGGTCGCCAACCCGGAGTCGTACACACCGGGCCAGCTGCCCCGCGAGGTCGTGCTGACCATCGGCTGGGGCGCGGTCGCCCGCCTGGATCTGGAGCCGGCCGCCTGCGGCGACCCCAACTGTGAGGCGGACCACGGCTACACGGGCTCCTCCACCGCCGACGACCTCTCGCTGCGGGTCAGTGAGGCCGGGGACGGGCCGGACTCGGTCCGCGAGACCCTCACCTTCGCCCAGGCGCTCTCCGAGGCCACCGCGGCCACCACCGCCCGCTGA